The following proteins are encoded in a genomic region of Hymenobacter siberiensis:
- the hemF gene encoding oxygen-dependent coproporphyrinogen oxidase: MPSPTIRPEIEAWLADFQLRLCQQLETADGGPATFLTDAWQREGGGGGRSKVLEHGAILEKGGVGFSAVWGEMSEAAARQLHMPDPHFYATGVSVVLHPRSPRIPIIHMNVRYFEAGNGEAWFGGGIDLTPIYVDEAQARRFHAQLKAVCDRHNPAYYPKFTRWADDYFYLPHRQETRGVGGIFYDRLTIGQDGTVEELFAFMRDVAELFGPFYTQLMAENHALPFTEREEAWQSQRRARYAEFNLAFDRGTRFGLETGGRTESILMSLPPRTGWAYNPALPAPGTPEASTLAWLRKGVDWLADA; encoded by the coding sequence ATGCCCTCTCCCACCATCCGCCCCGAAATTGAAGCCTGGCTGGCTGATTTCCAGCTTCGCCTCTGCCAGCAGCTCGAAACCGCCGACGGCGGCCCCGCCACTTTTCTCACCGATGCCTGGCAGCGCGAGGGCGGCGGCGGCGGCCGCTCCAAAGTGCTGGAGCACGGCGCTATCCTTGAAAAAGGCGGCGTGGGGTTTTCGGCCGTGTGGGGCGAGATGAGCGAGGCCGCCGCCCGGCAGCTGCACATGCCCGACCCGCATTTCTACGCCACTGGCGTGAGCGTGGTGCTGCACCCGCGCAGCCCGCGCATCCCCATCATCCACATGAATGTGCGGTATTTTGAGGCCGGCAACGGCGAAGCCTGGTTTGGCGGCGGCATCGACTTGACCCCGATTTATGTGGATGAAGCCCAGGCCCGCCGCTTCCACGCGCAGCTGAAAGCCGTGTGCGACCGCCACAACCCGGCTTACTACCCCAAGTTCACGCGCTGGGCCGACGACTATTTCTACCTCCCGCACCGCCAGGAAACGCGCGGCGTGGGCGGCATTTTCTACGACCGGCTGACCATAGGCCAGGACGGCACCGTTGAGGAATTATTCGCCTTTATGCGCGATGTGGCCGAGCTTTTCGGTCCCTTCTATACCCAGCTCATGGCCGAAAACCACGCCCTGCCCTTCACCGAGCGCGAAGAAGCCTGGCAAAGCCAGCGCCGCGCCCGCTATGCCGAATTCAACCTGGCTTTCGACCGGGGCACGCGCTTCGGCCTCGAAACCGGCGGCCGCACCGAGTCCATACTCATGAGCCTGCCTCCGCGCACCGGCTGGGCCTACAACCCCGCGCTGCCCGCCCCCGGCACCCCCGAGGCTAGCACCCTGGCCTGGCTCCGCAAGGGCGTAGACTGGCTGGCCGATGCTTGA
- a CDS encoding transposase family protein — MNFSVKNLTTSRKWRAATGLTAERFAQLLAHFKQAYFRLNGTDMIERRAFAPYEVALKTEEELLLFTLFSFKANLTYDLLGLVSGMDGSNAKRNQELGITVLQEALEQTGHAPKREFTTVAEFEAYFQEHETLLVDGTEQRKQRPGNKEMQKDYYSGKKKCTP, encoded by the coding sequence ATGAACTTTTCCGTAAAAAACCTCACTACTTCGCGTAAATGGCGTGCTGCCACGGGACTCACGGCGGAGCGTTTTGCGCAGCTTTTGGCGCATTTTAAGCAGGCGTATTTTCGGTTGAATGGAACAGATATGATTGAACGTAGGGCTTTTGCGCCGTATGAAGTAGCCCTTAAAACAGAAGAAGAATTACTGCTTTTCACCCTATTCAGCTTCAAAGCAAACTTGACGTATGATTTGTTGGGATTGGTCAGTGGGATGGACGGTTCCAACGCGAAACGCAACCAGGAATTAGGCATTACGGTGCTCCAAGAAGCGCTGGAGCAAACCGGGCATGCGCCAAAGCGGGAATTTACGACAGTGGCCGAATTTGAAGCCTATTTTCAGGAACACGAGACGTTATTGGTCGATGGAACGGAGCAACGCAAGCAACGACCAGGAAATAAAGAGATGCAAAAAGACTACTATAGCGGTAAAAAAAAATGCACGCCGTAA
- a CDS encoding outer membrane beta-barrel protein, whose product MQRAFLPFFLLMLMLVGRLNVARATGLRIPATVKDTIVVRLPNRATLTLTVRDAAQLRQLKNYHLDSLTSQLATYITRAETAAKTASTDQVTMEFYPDKDQPGKNLPEQVRITTHKKTENSSKVDVVLNKAFGLTVTTDEKGVKSYNTANTKTQEQRQAKRDSTRLKELERKSISTSLVFDLGLNSLVNQKQYFTAEGKPETVDLRPGGSRYVSIGLITYARLFGKRSPMLFSIGPEFSFNNYMLNGNDKWVITNGRTDVVREISGRQFEKTKLATSSINVPLMINLQLRDAHYKPTFTLGAGGFVGYRLSSWTKLKYTTEGTTYKDKNHDNYNLENFQYGLQGTIGYRGLEFFGKYNMNGLFKAGAGPDTQVLSFGIRIFGLN is encoded by the coding sequence ATGCAACGCGCTTTTCTCCCCTTTTTTCTGCTGATGCTGATGCTAGTGGGCAGGTTGAACGTGGCCCGCGCCACGGGCCTGCGCATCCCTGCCACGGTGAAAGACACCATAGTGGTACGGCTGCCCAACCGCGCTACCCTCACCCTGACGGTACGCGACGCAGCCCAGTTGCGCCAACTCAAGAACTACCATCTCGACTCCCTTACCTCGCAGCTGGCCACCTACATCACGCGGGCCGAAACGGCGGCCAAAACCGCCTCGACCGACCAGGTGACCATGGAATTTTACCCCGACAAAGACCAGCCCGGCAAAAATCTCCCCGAGCAGGTACGCATCACCACCCATAAGAAAACAGAGAACTCCAGCAAAGTGGACGTTGTGCTGAACAAGGCCTTCGGCCTGACCGTCACTACCGACGAAAAGGGCGTAAAGTCCTACAATACGGCCAATACCAAAACCCAGGAGCAGCGGCAGGCCAAGCGCGACTCGACCCGCCTAAAGGAGCTTGAACGGAAGAGCATCAGCACCAGCTTGGTGTTTGATTTGGGCCTGAATTCCCTTGTCAACCAAAAGCAATATTTCACAGCCGAAGGCAAGCCTGAAACCGTTGACCTACGCCCCGGGGGCTCGCGCTACGTCAGCATTGGACTCATCACCTATGCCCGTCTTTTTGGCAAGCGTAGCCCGATGCTTTTCTCTATCGGCCCGGAGTTTTCCTTCAACAACTACATGCTGAATGGCAATGACAAGTGGGTGATTACCAATGGCCGTACCGACGTCGTGCGCGAAATCAGCGGCCGCCAGTTTGAGAAAACCAAGTTGGCTACATCCAGCATCAATGTACCACTCATGATTAACCTCCAGCTGCGCGACGCGCACTACAAACCGACCTTCACCCTAGGTGCGGGGGGCTTCGTAGGCTATCGGCTCTCGTCTTGGACCAAACTCAAGTATACCACCGAGGGCACGACTTACAAAGACAAAAACCACGACAACTACAACCTGGAAAATTTCCAGTATGGCCTGCAAGGCACCATCGGCTATCGGGGGCTAGAGTTCTTTGGGAAGTATAACATGAATGGCCTGTTTAAGGCGGGCGCTGGACCCGACACTCAGGTGCTCAGCTTCGGTATACGCATCTTCGGCCTCAACTAA
- a CDS encoding RNA methyltransferase, whose protein sequence is MVSKALGKYVQSLHQKKYRHRHGAFLVEGGKSVLELLSSDLEVEHVLATAEFIDQNRAHLPARLLLSPATETELTQLGTLATNTTALAVVRLPAQTPLPLTLPETGLLLALDEVRDPGNLGTLLRLADWYGLPGVVLSPGCADAYAPKTVAASMGAFARVRVWERDLTEWLPTLAPAVGIFGADLAGDNVHRLTLRPAGVLVMGSESHGLTPGVGAALTRRLHIPRGAGGQAESLNVAISAAILLDNFFRNQ, encoded by the coding sequence ATGGTTTCAAAAGCACTTGGCAAATACGTGCAGTCGCTGCACCAGAAGAAGTACCGGCACCGCCACGGGGCGTTCCTGGTGGAAGGGGGCAAAAGTGTGTTAGAGCTGCTAAGTTCCGACCTGGAAGTCGAACACGTACTGGCCACGGCCGAATTTATCGACCAAAACCGTGCCCACCTGCCCGCCCGGCTGCTGCTCAGCCCCGCCACCGAAACCGAGCTCACCCAGCTTGGCACGCTGGCCACCAACACCACCGCCCTGGCCGTGGTGCGCCTGCCCGCCCAAACCCCGCTGCCCCTAACGCTGCCCGAAACCGGTTTGTTGCTTGCCCTCGACGAAGTGCGCGACCCCGGCAATCTCGGCACCCTGCTGCGGCTGGCCGACTGGTACGGCCTGCCCGGCGTGGTGCTCAGCCCCGGCTGCGCCGATGCCTACGCCCCCAAAACCGTGGCCGCCAGCATGGGCGCCTTCGCCCGGGTGCGCGTCTGGGAGCGCGACCTCACCGAGTGGCTGCCCACGCTGGCCCCCGCCGTGGGCATCTTCGGAGCCGATTTGGCGGGCGACAACGTGCACCGCCTCACCCTGCGCCCCGCCGGCGTGCTCGTGATGGGCTCTGAATCGCACGGCCTTACGCCGGGCGTTGGGGCGGCCCTCACGCGCCGGCTGCATATTCCGCGCGGGGCCGGCGGGCAGGCCGAAAGCCTGAACGTGGCCATTTCAGCGGCTATTCTGCTGGATAATTTCTTTCGGAATCAGTAG
- a CDS encoding phosphatase PAP2 family protein: protein MLEAIQYLDRQLLLAINHAHHPVLDAVMAFASNRLVWFPVYAVLIGWLMYHFRWRAALLLPLVIAAVGLADSITSRLFKPYFGRPRPCHDASLAHLLHLPDGCGGQFGFLSSHAANSMALAVFLAVVLPPRRFRGLKIVVFGWFALLSYSRMYLGAHYPTDVLGGAAVGALMGWLAAVAYRRWMLRWWPAQA from the coding sequence ATGCTTGAAGCCATCCAATACCTTGACCGGCAGCTGCTACTGGCCATCAACCACGCCCACCACCCCGTGCTGGATGCAGTGATGGCTTTTGCCTCCAACCGCCTGGTTTGGTTCCCGGTGTACGCCGTGCTCATTGGCTGGCTGATGTATCATTTCCGGTGGCGGGCGGCCCTGCTGCTACCACTCGTAATTGCCGCCGTGGGCCTGGCCGACAGCATCACCAGCCGGCTGTTCAAGCCGTATTTCGGGCGGCCCCGCCCCTGCCACGATGCCTCCCTGGCCCACCTGCTGCACCTGCCCGATGGCTGCGGCGGGCAATTCGGCTTCCTTTCCTCGCACGCCGCCAATTCCATGGCGCTGGCGGTTTTCCTGGCTGTGGTGCTGCCGCCGAGGCGTTTTCGCGGGCTCAAAATCGTGGTTTTTGGCTGGTTTGCCTTGTTATCCTACAGCCGCATGTATCTTGGCGCTCACTACCCCACCGACGTGCTGGGCGGAGCTGCCGTAGGGGCGCTGATGGGCTGGCTGGCGGCCGTGGCCTACCGGCGCTGGATGCTGCGCTGGTGGCCCGCCCAGGCGTAG
- a CDS encoding flavodoxin family protein produces MSHSKRRFLFLLCSTRRLGNSEQLAYCAAHPLPPGTEQQWRHLLDFPLSDFLDLRHSGSFEPPTGNAQLLLEATLHATDLVLVAPLYWYSLPAPAKLYLDHWSAWLRTPSINFRERMKGKTLWAITVSSGERAEAQPLEDSLTLTANYLHMHWGGLLFGTGSRPNDIQLDGLAQHRAKSFFTGAEVTAPTGPTVDQLISCPPK; encoded by the coding sequence ATGAGCCACTCAAAACGGCGCTTTCTTTTCCTGCTGTGCAGCACCCGCCGGCTGGGCAACAGCGAGCAGCTGGCCTACTGCGCCGCGCACCCGCTGCCCCCGGGCACCGAGCAGCAATGGCGGCACCTGCTCGATTTTCCCCTGTCTGACTTCTTGGACCTGCGCCACAGTGGCTCATTCGAGCCGCCTACCGGCAATGCACAGCTGCTGCTCGAAGCCACGCTCCATGCCACCGACCTGGTGCTGGTGGCCCCGCTCTACTGGTACAGCCTGCCCGCGCCCGCCAAGCTGTACCTCGACCACTGGAGTGCCTGGCTGCGCACCCCAAGCATCAATTTTCGCGAGCGCATGAAGGGCAAGACCCTGTGGGCCATCACCGTGAGCAGCGGCGAACGCGCCGAAGCCCAGCCCCTCGAAGACTCGCTGACCCTGACGGCCAACTACCTGCACATGCACTGGGGCGGTCTGCTGTTCGGCACCGGCTCACGGCCTAATGACATTCAATTAGATGGGCTGGCCCAGCACCGAGCCAAATCTTTTTTCACCGGGGCAGAAGTCACAGCCCCAACCGGCCCGACCGTTGACCAGCTAATCAGCTGCCCTCCCAAATAA
- the tamL gene encoding translocation and assembly module lipoprotein TamL, with amino-acid sequence MLLGLAACSPFGLLRPNQRLLSRVEIKGVEQADKERLTALAQQKPNTRIPPKLDIYHLGFGFYDSARIKSKLRAIETTYAAKMQAAGTDSAQLGKLLAQRERKIKRKQLVLDKGNAIMRLGEPPVIYDSALTSRSVEQMTTYLRSQGFFRARVSATDTARFQRSILFRALNAVGSVFSGKSDSLDAAKQYRRVTVTYNITENQPFLYRLQAPSIPDSGVAAMVRQGQSATLLHENDRYNEALIGQERTRLETLLKNAGYFDFRQQYITLEADTSYEKFTVRLRTFIANPGPDQGHRLYTLRQVRFITDAGVGRTLRSATGDTLRRAGTPGALRARPSLGVRMDTVVTDSIRFAAYQQKFSTDLLANKVRVRPEQHYSLANTLQTQRLLADLDMFRFNTVNYRKLPDPPTTDSTSRTPSTGELVAVINASPAPKFSQTVEVGATYVAYLPGPFLNYRLKIRNPFGGAEVLEFGVRAGFEGQLTRVASISDTTGNTTDNVYTTQLGATAALVLPQFLVPFRTNYFLTRYNPKTRFSLSETYVKRPEYIRSNFEFAWDYIWQRSPFHQYVFSPVVITLVNTPYTSPAFEARLKALQLTEGSSLYRSFSKQVEPSFSFTSLYNSNDFNETRNAYYLRLFAEVGGLTRGLYQKALFESTRLNVYDFARISVDYRRYYRLTPQTYFVWRLNGGAVHALNRTNDPTTPENDPQYIVPYDKSFFAGGSTSLRAWQPRRLGPGGYTPLRPSNGQLVRDYLTEQPGELLLEGSAEYRFPIYGFFKGALFTDFGNVWGLQERKDPSTGDYLRPGAQFQINNFYRQIAVGSGFGLRFDFTFLILRLDIATKIYDPTAPTTADKWALRNFDTSANPVSFNLGIGYPF; translated from the coding sequence ATGCTGCTGGGGCTGGCGGCGTGCTCACCGTTTGGGCTGTTGCGGCCCAACCAGCGCCTGCTCAGCCGCGTCGAAATCAAGGGCGTAGAGCAGGCCGACAAAGAACGGCTGACCGCGCTGGCCCAGCAAAAGCCCAACACCCGAATTCCGCCCAAGCTGGACATCTACCACCTAGGCTTTGGCTTTTATGATTCGGCGCGCATCAAAAGCAAGCTGCGCGCAATTGAAACGACTTACGCGGCCAAGATGCAGGCCGCCGGCACCGACTCGGCCCAGCTGGGCAAGCTGCTGGCCCAGCGCGAGCGCAAAATCAAGCGCAAGCAGCTGGTGCTCGACAAGGGCAACGCCATCATGCGCCTGGGCGAGCCGCCCGTTATCTACGACTCGGCCCTTACCAGCCGCTCGGTAGAGCAGATGACCACCTACCTGCGCTCGCAGGGCTTTTTCCGGGCGCGGGTGTCGGCCACCGACACGGCCCGCTTCCAGCGCAGCATCTTGTTTCGGGCGCTGAATGCGGTGGGGTCGGTTTTTTCCGGCAAGTCCGATTCGCTCGATGCTGCCAAGCAATACCGCCGCGTAACGGTGACCTATAACATCACCGAAAACCAGCCTTTTCTGTATCGCCTTCAGGCCCCCAGCATTCCCGACTCGGGCGTGGCGGCCATGGTGCGCCAGGGCCAGTCGGCCACGCTGCTGCACGAAAACGACCGGTACAACGAGGCCCTCATCGGCCAGGAGCGCACCCGCCTCGAAACCCTGCTGAAAAACGCGGGCTACTTTGATTTCCGCCAGCAGTACATCACCCTCGAAGCCGATACCAGCTACGAGAAATTCACGGTGCGGCTGCGCACCTTCATCGCCAACCCCGGGCCGGACCAGGGCCACCGGCTGTACACGCTGCGCCAGGTGCGCTTCATCACCGATGCCGGCGTGGGCCGCACCCTGCGCAGCGCCACCGGCGACACCCTGCGCCGCGCTGGCACGCCCGGCGCGCTGCGCGCCCGCCCCAGCCTGGGCGTGCGGATGGATACCGTGGTCACGGACTCGATTCGCTTTGCCGCCTATCAGCAGAAATTCAGTACCGACCTGCTGGCCAACAAGGTGAGGGTGCGCCCCGAGCAGCACTACAGCCTGGCCAACACCCTGCAAACCCAGCGCCTGCTGGCCGACCTGGATATGTTCCGGTTCAATACCGTGAACTACCGCAAGCTGCCCGACCCACCCACCACCGACAGCACCAGCCGCACCCCCAGCACCGGCGAGCTAGTAGCCGTCATCAACGCCTCGCCCGCGCCCAAATTCTCGCAGACCGTGGAAGTGGGCGCTACCTACGTGGCCTACCTGCCGGGGCCATTTTTGAATTATCGCCTGAAAATCCGCAATCCCTTCGGGGGGGCCGAGGTGCTGGAATTTGGCGTGCGGGCCGGCTTCGAGGGCCAGCTCACCCGCGTGGCCAGCATTAGCGACACCACGGGCAACACCACGGACAACGTGTACACGACCCAGCTGGGGGCCACGGCGGCGCTGGTACTGCCGCAGTTTCTGGTGCCCTTCCGCACCAACTATTTCCTCACCCGCTACAATCCCAAAACCCGTTTCTCGCTCTCCGAAACCTACGTAAAGCGCCCGGAATACATCCGGTCCAACTTCGAGTTTGCCTGGGACTATATCTGGCAGCGCTCGCCGTTCCATCAATACGTGTTTTCGCCGGTGGTTATCACCCTGGTTAATACGCCCTATACCAGCCCGGCCTTCGAGGCGCGTCTCAAAGCGCTTCAGCTCACGGAGGGGTCCTCGCTCTACCGGTCGTTCAGCAAGCAGGTCGAGCCGAGCTTCAGCTTCACGTCGCTCTATAACTCCAACGATTTCAACGAAACCCGCAATGCTTACTACCTGCGGCTGTTTGCCGAAGTCGGAGGCCTCACGCGTGGGCTCTATCAGAAAGCCCTTTTCGAGAGCACGCGTCTGAACGTGTATGACTTTGCCCGCATTAGTGTCGATTACCGGCGCTACTACCGCCTCACGCCCCAAACATACTTCGTGTGGCGCCTCAACGGCGGGGCCGTGCACGCCCTGAACCGCACCAACGACCCTACTACCCCCGAAAACGACCCGCAGTACATTGTGCCCTACGATAAGTCGTTTTTTGCCGGGGGCTCTACCAGCCTGCGGGCCTGGCAGCCGCGCCGCCTGGGGCCGGGCGGCTACACGCCCCTGCGCCCCAGCAACGGCCAGCTGGTGCGCGACTACCTCACCGAGCAGCCCGGCGAGCTGCTGCTGGAAGGCAGCGCCGAATACCGCTTCCCGATATACGGCTTCTTCAAAGGGGCGCTGTTCACTGATTTTGGCAACGTGTGGGGCCTGCAGGAAAGAAAAGACCCCAGTACCGGCGACTACCTCCGCCCCGGCGCACAGTTTCAAATCAACAATTTCTACCGCCAGATTGCCGTGGGTTCGGGCTTTGGCCTGCGCTTCGATTTCACGTTCCTGATTTTGCGCCTCGACATCGCCACCAAAATCTACGACCCCACGGCACCTACCACCGCCGATAAATGGGCACTGCGCAACTTCGACACCAGCGCCAACCCCGTTTCCTTCAATCTGGGCATCGGTTACCCGTTCTAG
- a CDS encoding riboflavin synthase, giving the protein MFTGIIEALGTITAVEDQGSNRHFTVASPFAAELKIDQSVAHDGVCLTVVAVDAAAGTHVVTAIDETMRVTNLSQWQPGRHVNLERCLAANGRFDGHIVQGHVDATATCLSVTDQDGSWLFRFGHEAGPGRLTVEKGSICVNGTSLTCFESIDAGFTVAIIPYTYEHTSFQQLKAGETVNLEFDIVGKYVAKLLGR; this is encoded by the coding sequence ATGTTTACTGGAATTATTGAAGCCCTGGGGACCATTACCGCCGTTGAAGACCAGGGCAGCAACCGCCATTTTACCGTGGCCTCGCCCTTTGCGGCGGAATTGAAAATCGACCAAAGCGTGGCTCATGACGGCGTGTGTCTCACCGTGGTAGCCGTGGACGCGGCGGCCGGTACCCACGTTGTCACGGCCATCGATGAAACCATGCGCGTGACCAACCTGAGCCAGTGGCAGCCCGGCCGCCACGTAAACCTGGAGCGCTGCCTGGCCGCCAACGGCCGCTTCGACGGCCACATCGTGCAGGGCCACGTCGATGCCACGGCTACTTGCCTGAGCGTGACCGACCAGGACGGCTCCTGGCTGTTCCGGTTTGGGCACGAAGCCGGTCCCGGCCGCCTAACCGTCGAGAAAGGGTCCATTTGCGTGAACGGCACCAGCCTCACCTGCTTCGAGAGCATCGATGCGGGCTTCACGGTGGCCATCATTCCCTATACCTACGAGCACACCAGCTTTCAGCAGTTGAAGGCTGGCGAAACGGTGAACCTGGAGTTCGACATCGTGGGTAAGTACGTGGCGAAGCTGCTAGGCCGGTAG
- a CDS encoding transposase family protein — protein sequence MGCTRCYGGRHHDYSVLKSILPVDKEWFKKFKVRLDLGFLGFAKDYVCRKVFIPIKKPKGKELTDEQREINTKQASERITVEHSIGGLKRYRILEDRLRLHNLNLYNDVLGVCAGLWNFSLNL from the coding sequence TTGGGTTGCACCCGTTGTTACGGCGGAAGACACCACGACTATAGTGTACTAAAAAGCATTTTGCCAGTTGATAAAGAGTGGTTTAAAAAGTTCAAGGTGCGGTTGGACCTGGGGTTTTTGGGCTTCGCGAAAGACTACGTTTGCCGGAAAGTTTTTATTCCTATCAAAAAGCCGAAAGGGAAAGAACTCACCGATGAACAACGAGAAATAAATACAAAACAAGCAAGTGAACGAATTACCGTAGAGCATAGCATTGGCGGATTGAAACGTTATCGAATTTTGGAAGACCGATTACGTTTGCATAATTTGAACCTGTACAATGATGTGCTGGGAGTGTGTGCGGGCTTGTGGAATTTCAGCTTAAATCTTTGA
- a CDS encoding alpha-ketoacid dehydrogenase subunit alpha/beta gives MSDFAAPAASDTTDFANPRVAAAAAAAAEAFTAPATAVPAHDANLLRRTYRLMHTAAEMATLFEEEKATASRYVHATARGHEAVQLAAAFLLTGNDYAAPYYRDDALLLGLGLRPYELMLQLLAKADDPFSGGRTYYSHPSLRRAGIPVIPHQSSATGMQAIPATGMAHAISYFEKQGLAIVSLNKSAGWLAEKPLVLCSIGDGAMTEGEVAEALQMAILHQLPIVYLVQDNDWGISATGREMRAMNAYEFAAGFPGLRRMQVDGADFESSHTGLAEAFAHVRARRGPVLVHAKCPLLGHHTSGVRREWYRNDLSTHQEQDPLPRLHQRLLALGVSEEELDGLRAEARTTVRADWAAALAAPNPDPATFADHEFAPPAVTEEAGERSPAGAEKALMVDAALHAVDDILQEFPEALFYGQDVGGELGGVFREAALLAKKYGEARVFNTPIQEAYIVGSTAGMAAVGARPIVEIQFADYIWPALNQLVEELSKSCYLTMGKFPIPALIRLPIGAYGGGGPYHSGSIESTLLTIRGIKVVYPSNAADMKGLMRAAFLDPNPVIMLEHKGLYWSKVPGTEEAKTVEPAAGYVIPLGVAAIAQAADAEQLARGNTALVVTYGMGVHWAKAASRDFPGQIEILDLRTLNPLDFDAVTAATRRHGKVLVLTEEPLMNSFAESLAGRIQRHCFTALDAPVFTLGAANLPAIALNVELEKQMLPSAAKVAVALGELLGY, from the coding sequence ATGTCCGATTTTGCTGCTCCCGCCGCTTCCGATACCACTGACTTTGCCAACCCCCGCGTAGCCGCTGCGGCTGCGGCCGCCGCCGAGGCTTTCACTGCGCCCGCCACCGCCGTGCCCGCGCACGATGCCAACTTACTGCGCCGTACCTACCGCCTGATGCACACGGCCGCCGAAATGGCCACGCTCTTCGAAGAAGAAAAGGCCACCGCCTCGCGTTATGTGCATGCCACCGCCCGTGGCCACGAGGCCGTGCAGCTGGCCGCCGCCTTCCTGCTCACCGGCAACGATTACGCCGCCCCCTACTACCGCGACGACGCCCTGCTGCTGGGCCTGGGGCTGCGCCCGTATGAGCTTATGCTCCAGCTATTGGCCAAGGCCGATGACCCGTTCAGCGGCGGGCGCACGTATTATTCGCACCCCTCGCTGCGGCGGGCGGGCATCCCGGTTATTCCCCACCAAAGCTCGGCCACGGGCATGCAGGCCATACCGGCTACGGGCATGGCCCACGCCATCAGCTACTTCGAGAAGCAGGGGTTGGCGATTGTGTCGTTGAATAAATCGGCGGGCTGGCTGGCCGAGAAACCGCTGGTGCTGTGTTCCATCGGCGACGGGGCCATGACGGAGGGCGAAGTGGCGGAGGCCCTGCAAATGGCCATTCTGCACCAGCTGCCCATCGTGTACCTGGTGCAGGATAACGACTGGGGCATCTCGGCCACCGGCCGGGAGATGCGCGCCATGAATGCCTACGAGTTTGCCGCCGGCTTCCCGGGCCTGCGCCGGATGCAGGTGGACGGGGCCGATTTTGAGTCGTCGCACACCGGGCTGGCCGAGGCGTTTGCCCACGTCCGCGCCCGGCGCGGGCCGGTGCTGGTGCATGCTAAGTGCCCGCTGCTGGGCCACCACACCAGCGGCGTGCGCCGCGAGTGGTACCGCAATGATTTGAGCACCCACCAGGAGCAGGACCCGCTGCCGCGCCTGCACCAGCGCCTGCTGGCGCTCGGGGTTTCAGAGGAGGAATTGGACGGACTGCGGGCTGAAGCCCGCACTACGGTGCGCGCCGACTGGGCCGCAGCCCTGGCCGCGCCCAACCCCGACCCCGCCACTTTCGCCGACCACGAGTTTGCCCCGCCCGCCGTGACCGAGGAGGCCGGCGAGCGCAGCCCCGCCGGGGCCGAAAAAGCCCTGATGGTGGATGCCGCCCTGCACGCGGTGGACGACATCCTGCAGGAATTCCCCGAAGCGCTGTTCTACGGGCAAGACGTGGGTGGCGAGCTGGGCGGCGTGTTCCGCGAGGCCGCGCTGCTGGCCAAGAAATACGGCGAAGCCCGGGTCTTCAACACGCCCATTCAGGAAGCCTACATTGTGGGCAGCACGGCGGGCATGGCGGCCGTGGGTGCCCGGCCCATCGTCGAAATTCAGTTTGCCGACTATATCTGGCCCGCCCTGAACCAATTGGTGGAGGAGCTCAGCAAATCCTGCTACCTCACCATGGGCAAGTTTCCGATTCCGGCCCTTATCCGCCTGCCCATTGGGGCATATGGCGGAGGTGGGCCGTACCATTCGGGCTCCATCGAAAGCACGCTGCTTACCATTCGAGGCATTAAAGTGGTGTACCCCAGCAATGCGGCCGACATGAAGGGCCTCATGCGCGCTGCCTTTCTCGACCCCAACCCGGTTATCATGCTGGAGCATAAGGGCCTGTACTGGAGCAAGGTGCCCGGCACCGAGGAAGCCAAAACCGTGGAGCCGGCCGCTGGCTACGTCATTCCGCTGGGCGTGGCCGCCATCGCGCAGGCCGCCGATGCCGAGCAGCTCGCCCGGGGCAACACGGCCCTGGTCGTGACCTACGGCATGGGCGTGCACTGGGCCAAAGCCGCCAGCCGCGACTTCCCCGGCCAAATCGAAATCCTCGACCTGCGTACCCTCAACCCGCTTGACTTTGATGCCGTGACGGCCGCCACCCGCCGCCATGGCAAGGTGCTCGTCCTCACCGAAGAACCGCTCATGAACAGCTTTGCCGAAAGCCTGGCCGGGCGTATTCAGCGCCACTGCTTCACGGCGCTGGATGCGCCGGTGTTCACCCTCGGCGCGGCCAACCTGCCGGCCATTGCCCTCAACGTGGAGCTGGAGAAGCAAATGCTGCCGAGCGCGGCCAAAGTAGCGGTGGCGCTGGGCGAATTGCTGGGGTATTAA